ataaatgtttgcttttgtcTCCTTCCACAGAGCTGAAGTCCAGCACGTTCCTCCAGGGGTCAGAGTTCATCCAGAGCAGGATGTGTGGAGGAGAGAAGAGCCGCTCTGATCCTGTACAGAAACATCTTCATCTTCTATCATTCAGAACCACTTAGCTAACATTtgtagcattttatttttttagtgttcGTTTTATCTCTTTCCCTCAAAAGATCGTCTTTTCCATTTATGAAGACTAGACttctgttatttttattgttgagTAGTAATTCACATTCCTAGTCTGGATTTGGAGGAGAATCAAGTTGTGTTGGAGTactgtgtaataataataataataataataataataatatgaggAGCGTGAGCATATGAAGGGGATACTGAAGCTTTTAGGGGGTGGGGTGGTGAAGGGGGCGGGGCTAAAGATTCATTGGTTTTCATGATGTGTTTTATAAGGGACCAGCACAGGACAGTGGCACTGTGTGATTTCTCATTGGTGGACGGCAGTGCCAATCATTCCTCTATGCAGTCAAACACGCAAACATTCCGCCGAGGGGAGGAGCAACGCCTTCTACCTCTCTGAGCAACAAGACGAAACCTTAAAAACTCCAGAAAACATGAAACCTAGGCAGCTCTTTGGAAAGTGTTGGATTTCCAGCCCTTTCCTGGCACcaatattcaaatatatatttgtagaaacctgttgttttttattttctttgttttaaatctGATGATTTGGAGGAAGTCGGCCTGTTTGcaattttaaatctttttaatcTCTTTCCGATACTTTTGATGAAATGATCAAACGCGACCGAACTGCCAGCGCTGATGTCGAGCGAGGCCTGTGCGCtccctgctctctctctctctctctctctctctcagctccCGTCTGCCTCATGGACCCTGTGTATAGCAGTTCTGCGTAGAATTGACCCTCTCGTTCTTTTTTTAAGCAGCTTTGAATGATCTGTCATGTTTTTATGCCCCACCCAACCCATTGTGTAACACTCTTCAAATTAAAGTTTGTTTATTCTCTAATAATCCTGCTCTGTCTCGTTCAACTTCTGTGATTGGTTTATGTTTGTTAATTGGGTTTATTGCACCCAGAGTCTGAAATATTAGCTGCAGCCAATCGTTCTTTAGCTAGCGTTAACTTCGTTTTGTGTATTTTAAGTACCGATCCTGTAGGAAAAGCACTGACATCTGTCCACGTGGATCGGTGTAATCGAAGAGTTTTCTGTAAATGACGCTGGTGAGTTTTTACAGAGCTCCGCACACGAGATGCAAGAAGATTTTTTGATCaagaaaacaaaatagtaaatagtgcgcacAATTGAGCAAATTGAGTTTGTTTTGCACAGGCACCACTTGGTTTAGCAGTTTCCAGTGACAGATTTCTCCCTGGTTGACAAAGATATTCTGACCTTCTCACAATATTGTAAGTTTGGTCACGTGGTAAGCCGCGGTCACTAGACTTTGAGCATGCAAAATTTCTTCAGACACTGCAACGGTTATCACACTCTTCAGCGTCTCTTTATATAGATGAATTCAACATGGAACAAATAgtaaaacattcaaaatgtaaaaaaaatatgcaatcTACTCGACTGTACTGCAAAAATATTGTTCTTTAaattcagccaagaggtcaCGCCATGATCTATCGATCTTCTACTGGTCACATCTTCATGTGATGCAAATTCACAGCTCAGAGTTCACCCAATTTGAACAGCAAAATGTCAAACTTTTCATTTGCGCTCTGATGCATTCGAAACAAAAAGTGTGACCGCAGTTTGAGATTGTTTTACGGGGCACCAGCAGAGCAATCAGAAAGATCGCTGAATAAATAAGAATGATATAAAGTGGAGGAAGAGATATTGTAGAGCGTTTCACCGTATTATCAACACAAGGGTAATAAAAgggttttattaacaaaaagattgACGAGTATCTGACGAATACTAAACGAATATCATGAGTGGATTAAGAAGTCAGGTGACTGAGATTAAGTGTTGTTTCTCTGCACTAAGCTGAAGAACCTTATTCTGAATTCAACAATAAACTCAATGATTATTtgtccttaaaggattagttcactttcaaatacaattttactgataatttactcaccctcatgttatccaagatgttcatgtcttacTTTCTTCAGTGGGAAAGAAATTAAGAGAAATGtatgtaaaaaaatacaactgtatatgctttataaacacaagtGATCGACtgtaaagcatatacatttaaaaaatatttagaaaaatgtctgatagatgagactcttattcctcgtctgggatcatgtagagctctttgaagctgcactgaaactgacatttggaccttcaacccgttgaaccccagtgaagtccactatatggagaaaaatcctggaatgttttcctcaaaaaccttcatttcttttcgactgaagaaagaaagacatgaacatcttggatgacatggaggagagtaaattatcaggaaattttaattctgaactgaactaatccttgaCGTTACATCAGCTATACCATATCTAATGCAAACTAAAAAACATCACAAACTGACAATGCACACTAAAGTCTCTGGGAAGAGGTTTGATGAAGTGATATTTACGCTCTGCTTGGTCACATGATGAATCCAGTGACGGTGACGTCTTCCACAGGTGCAGTGGGAAAAAGAAGCTTGATTCCATTTAAACAGCCGTGAGAAGATTCTTGTCAGGAACACGCAGACGAAAGAAGCCCTGAAGGTGAATGCTTTAAGTGTCTGTAGAAGATCCAGATGATCCCTGAGGAGAGGATTCTGAAGTTGGTGCAGAATGTGTGGGCACATGCTTAGTCATTGTTACTACTACAACTACTACTGTGTCTAAAAAACCTTCTAATCCTTCCTGAGGAGGAATTTGCAAATTGGCGCCTTTCCGATCCAgagctgtgattggctgttgtcGTCAGAGGGTCCACAGTATGACACGCCACagaagatgttgatccaggaacatggaTGTCTTGGAGTTGGCAAAATCATGGTGTCCGTCTCTCagcacaggtgtgtgtgtgtgtgtgtgtgtgtgtgtgtgtgtgtgtgtgtgtgtgtgtgtgtgtgtgtttcaagtGCGGCTCCTCGTCTCTTTCCTGCGTCTGTAACGCGGTCCGAAACTGAACTGAGACGCTGTTTCCCGAGGGTCTGCGGCCATGGCCAACTCTTCCTCTGCTGGAAGACACAATCAACACAGCAGCATTAaaggtcacccaaaaatgaaagttaagtcattaattactctccctcatgtcgttccacacccgtgagaccttcattcatctacagaacacaaattaagatatttttgtgtcagcatcacacgcatgcatcgtgctgctcacgtgatcagcgtcagccaatactgagccggcattctgaagtagaacctggaagtgtggattattttaacaatgtctttagtaactttctggaccttgaaagtgttgattatagatATTGAGTCATAAACCTCtcagatgaacgaaggttttacgggtgtggaacgacatgagggagaggaattaatgacagaaacttcatttttgggtgaactaaccctttaactgtctGAAGCAAACCCACTTCAGAAAATACCTCCATGGTGGACACCAGAAACTCTCACATCTTCTCATCTGCACTAGTTTGTGTTTCTTTTATTAACCTTCAAAAACTAAACTGAAGTTGATGGAATGTCTTAAATCAGACAGAATATTTGGAGAAATTGCCGTTAGTTTCTCTGTAGTTACATGAGATTTATGCCTCAGTTTGTCTGTAATTACACAAGCTTTATGCCTCAGACACACTTGCATTGTCCTGCAGTCTGAGAGATCAGTTGACTGCCATTACTGTGATCAAAAAACCATTCATCAAACAGCATCTCTAATGAATCACATCCAAACACTGAGGATATATATCTGTGCATCAcacattgatcaaaagtgacagtaaagacatttataatgttacaaaaactttctatttcaaataaatgctgttcttttgaactttctattcatcaaagaatcctgagaaatcagtttccacaaaaatatgactgttttcaacactgataataatcataaatgtttcttgagcagcaaatcatcatattagaatgatttctgaaggatcatgtgacactgaagactggagtaatgatgctgaaaattcagctttgatcacaggaataaattatactttactatatattcacatagaaaacagctgatttacaatggaataatattttgtgatttttactgtatttttaatcaaataaattcagctttgatcacaggaatacattacactttactatatattcagagctgttttaaattgtaataatatttcactgtttttactgtatttttgatcaaatgaatgccCCATGTCGGGTTCATCTGTTGCTCTTACTCTTGCGGATCCTCCAGCTGAGATAAGCGATGAACAGCAGCAGGAGTGCCGTCACAGGTAAGAAGATCCCCGTCCACATATACCATCCCGGGAGCTCGTTCAGGAACACTGTTGGAGAATACATCAGCTCCGTCTGACCGCGGCCCGTCTCTGGAGCCGAACTTTGAGGTAAAGCTGAAACCCGTGATGATTTAGAGGGATTTACGGCTGCTGGTTAATGCTTCACTGACTGACCTCTGAACTCTGAGATCGGCTGCTTTTCTGTGTGTTTTATGATGTTATCAGACACAGATTACATCAGCAGAGAAGACATGTCAGTGTAACAGTCATCATTGACTTTATTCTGAACTGCTGTGATtgtttattctgtaaaacaCAGATGTTCAGCAGAGCTTGTGCACTGAAAGCAGAGGCTGTTGTGCTCCAAAAATCACCAGAAAAGCTTTAGCAGTAGATTTTTAGAGTAAACAGCTTGTTTGTTCATTTCGTTCAGTGACGTTTTTCCATGCCGCTTGTCCATGTGATCTCTCAGCAGAAGCGCTGCAGTCGCTTTAATTGGACGTGTTTTAGTGGAAACCAGCATTCAGGTCATCCTGACATGAGCTGAAGATCAAACTCCAGCCCTTGTGAAACACACATGAGATTTTGAGATGATTTGTCACTGGTTTGTGAGCAGAAGTTGGCTGACGGTTTGGTGTTTCTCAGCTTGACATGTTTCTGTTGGTCACAACACACTGTTGTTTTTCTCGGTGGAGTTTGTCTTCAGTTATTCAGATGAGCACCTTCATTTTCATGAAGATTAAACCCCTTTatcatgtctgtgttttgtgcTCTTGACGGCTTCATTTACATACCGTGGCATTTGATAAACCGGCCCAGAGCTGCTttgatctctttctctctgtctcttctgCTTCTTTCCTTTCCTCTGGTGTTTTTCCTCTGCAGAGATCAATGTTTTTCCACTGATCGAAGTGTTTGATTGCACATCAGTCGAACCGCTCTGAttaaatgaactgtttttatatttagaCCGTCACACTCTCTTCTCTCTGTTTGCCTCTGGATTGTTGCTGAATCTGGTTTGCTTTGCTTTCTCAAGCACTTACTATGATTGGAGGTCTAGGTTAAAACACAACAGATGTCTAATGGACTCAGAATTGTGTCCTTATAGGGTCATGGCATGAAAAATCCCACTTTCCTTGACCTCGTATTAACCTTGAACACAAATTTCTAAAGCCTCTaaatgatcaaaactttgctgatAAATCTCTCACACATTCTCTTCCAGTCCTTCTGTCTCTGATTGAGAGTTTAGACTCTTTTATCAAGTAAAAGTCTTTTAGTATAACTGTACAAACATCCTTCAGCTCGTGCTTCTTGTGTCTTTCTGCTGTCAAATCTACTGATTTTTATCATGTAAGAATATCTTtaatattgttagtaatatttcagcTGGACTGAAGCAGCTTTACTTCATTATCCAgacatcatttattataaaaatcatCTTTTGAGGAAGGTctatttgttcatctctcaatcatcatatgtttgatcataaaactacactttaaaaaatgtttggttaaaaacaacccatgttgggttgaaaatggacaaacccagcaattgggttgttttaacccagtggttgggtaaaatgtttgcccaacctgctgggtagttttatttaactcaactactgattaaaaatgactatatgtctggcttaaaatgaacccaaaaaggtgagaaattaaaaatcacacacataattactagaggcaacaataataatcaaaaggtgtacatttattaataagcaatttaataaatgtttgtttattattcattatcttattaatgaatgctcatttattaaacatattaataaatgttaatttccagtatattttgggttcattttaagcgagcaatacagtaatttttatacaacagttgagttaaataaaactacccagcaggttgggcaaacatttaacccaaccactgggttaaaacaacccaattgctgggtttgtccattttcaacccaacttgggttgtttttaacccagcatttttagagtgtttgTAAATCAATgaaatctttaaaaaattacagcagatacttacataaaatgcatataaatatcattttCTGCCAATTATGTCTCAGCaagatatttaaatgattacactctaaaagatgctgggttaaaaatggacaaacccagcgattgggttgttttaacccagtggttgggttaaatgtttgcccaacgtgctgggtagttttatttaactcaactgttgtataaaaatgactgtattgctcgcttaaaatgaacccaaaatatgctggaaattaacatttattaatatgtttaataaatgagcatttattaataagataatgaataataaacaataaacattatttacttgcttattaataaatgttcaccttttgattattattgctgcctctagtaattatgtgtgtgatttttaatttctcacctattttggattctttttaagccagacatacagtcattttaaacaatagctgagttaaataaaactacccagcaggttgggcaaacatttaacccaaccactgggttaaaacaacccaattgctgggtttgtccattttcaacccaacttgggttgtttttaaccaaacatttttttagagtgaactATCAGAATTTCTGCAAATTGCACATTTTTGCTCAATACAAATTCACCGGTCAAAGTTGACCAAACTTT
This genomic window from Chanodichthys erythropterus isolate Z2021 chromosome 4, ASM2448905v1, whole genome shotgun sequence contains:
- the LOC137019464 gene encoding small leucine-rich protein 1-like; translation: MYSPTVFLNELPGWYMWTGIFLPVTALLLLFIAYLSWRIRKTEEELAMAADPRETASQFSFGPRYRRRKETRSRT